Within Streptomyces sp. SS1-1, the genomic segment CCCGAGTCATGACCGTGACGCAGGGCGACCGCGCGCAGCAGACCGCCGGGCACACCCGACGGCGACAGCAGAGCGAGGGCGTCCAGCAGGGGCCGGGCCAGACCCGTCTCGTCATGCGCTTCGGCCTGCTGGACGGAGAACAGCACGACCTCGGCCGTCCGATGGGGATACCGCTCGCCCGGGACCGCCGGCAGCAACTGCTCCACGGACATGGTCCGCAGCCGCTGCAGACAGCCCTCATATCCGATGTGCTCGCTCTTGATCACGGCTGCGGACTGCGCGAGGGCGACCGGCAGCCGGCCGAGCTCGTCACCGAGCGCACGCGCCCCTTCTTCGTCGTCGAGCCCGGTCCGCTCCCGCAGGAAGGCGAGCGTCTCACCGACGCTGAAGACCCCGACCTCCACCTGGCCGCCCGGAGCGAGGTTCTCGAATGCACGGGAGGTCGTGGTGACCACCACCTCCGCCCGGCCCGCCGTGGGCAGCCACTCGGCGACCTCGTCCGGTGCAACGGCGTTGTCGATGACCAGCAGGCACTGTTCCTCGGCACGGCCGATCCAGGTCAGCGCCGCACGCGCCGAGGTCTCGGCGTCCTCGCCCGGGTCGCGGACACCGAGCTGTGCAGCCAGCTCGGACAGTCCGGACACCAGCAGGCCGCGGGTCTCGCCGTTGATCCAGGCGACCACGGGCCACCCGTCCTCGATGCGACGACGCGCGTACGCGGCCGCGAGCTGGGTCTTGCCCACTCCCCTGGTCCCGGTCACCGTCCGGACGACCGCGAGGCGGTGATCCGCCGCGCTCGCGGCGAGTTCGGCGACGAGTTCGTCGCGAGGCTGGAAGCCGACGGGACGACGGGGCAGGTCCCCCATGCGCACCACGGGTCCGGCGGGCGCCGCGGCCCCATCGTCGGGTGCTGCCTGGAGGGCCGGCTCCGAGCGGCCCGTTCCGACGGGGGTGTCGGCAGTCTCGGCTCGGGGGGTGGCGAACCAGGTACTCCAGGCGGTGACCACGGCGGCGACAACGGAGCCGGCACCGATGCCCACAGAGGCACGGTCGCCCTCCTCCGTGGGCATCAGTGGCAGGGGAGCGGTGTAGAAGAGCGCGAAGACGGCTCCGAAGCCGAGGAGGGCCAGTCCGATGCCCATGGCCCAGCGCACTCCCGGCCGCATCGCGTCCCCCTTCGAGCACAGCCCTCCGACGGCACGATTGTCCGGTAGGGCGGGCAGCTCAGGAAGGCGGACCGAAGAATCGGCGGCCGAGGCTCAGGAGGGCGTTCGTGCCGCCGCCGCCAGCAGGCCCGCCACGTCGTCCGTGCACAGGGTGAGGGCGGCGCCGACCGTGGCGAGGGTGTCGCGTTCGGCGGGGGTGTAGGGGCCGTCGGCCAGGGCGATGCGGGCGCCCTGGAGGAGGATCGACTCGCGGCCGGCGGGGGCGAGGTGCGGGGCGAGCGGGTCCAGGGCCTCGTGGAGCTCTATGGCGAGCCCGGGGCCGCACGGCTCGGACAGGACCCGGCCGGTGTCGGCGGCCAGCGCGTCCACGAGGGCGCTGAGCTGTTCCTCGGTGCAGTCGTCGAAGCCGGCCGCGCGCACGGTGGCCGCGGCGGTCTCCAGGGCGGGGCGGGCGCCGGTGCCGCCCGCCGACAGCACCGCGAGGGCGACGGTGTGCACGGCGTCGCGGAGCATCGCGGAGAAGCGGGTGGTGGTCGGGTGGTCCAGGGCGTCGGTGCCGAAGTGGCGGCGGCAGGCGGCGCACTCGACGACGGGGCCGGTCTCGCCGCGTGGCAGCACGGGGACGCCGAGCAGGGTGAAGCGCCGGTGTCCGGTCAGCCGCTGGTAGTTGCGGTCGCCTCCGCACCCCGGGCAGAAGAACTCGCCGTCGCCGGCGGCCGTCCACACGGTGCGGGTGCCCACGAGGCGCGCAAGCCTGGCGGCACGGCCGTCTCGTCCCCGTCCTGGCAGCACGTCGCACCTCCGTAACGCCACGGCAACATCGCCGCGCTTGCGTGATGTTAGCCACATCCTGGACGTGGAGTCAGTACCCCGGACGAGACCTCTCCGTGACCTGCACGTTCTGCTGGCCGGAAATGGCCGTGGCCCCGCCCGCCGGAGCACGGCGGGCGGGGCCACGGTTCCCCGTGTGGGGGACGGTCAGCGGGCGGCCCGGTTGACGGCCGAGACGACCGCCTTCAGCGAGGCGCGGGTGGTGTTGGCGTCGATGCCGATGCCCCACAGCACCTGGCCGTCGATGGCGCACTCGATGTACGAGGCGGCCTGCGCGGAGGCGCCCTCGCTCATCGTGTGCTCCTGGTAGTCCAGCAGCCGCGCGTCGATGCCGACCTTCGCCAGGGCGTCGAAGAAGGCCGAGATCGGACCGTTGCCGCTGCCTTCCAGGATCGTGTCGGTGCCGTCGACGGTCGCCTCCACCTTGAGGGTGTCCACCCCGTCGGTGTCGGTCGTCGACTGGCCGTTCCTGACCTGCAGCCGGCCCCAGGGGTTCTCCGGGTTCGGCAGGTACTCGTCCTGGAAGGTCGCCCAGATGTCGGCGCCGGTGATCTCGCCGCCCTCGGCGTCCGTCTTCGCCTGGATGATCTTGGAGAACTCGATCTGCATCCGGCGCGGCAGGTCCAGCTTGTGGTCGTTCTTCAGGACGTAGGAGACACCGCCCTTGCCGGACTGCGAGTTGACGCGGATGACGGCCTCGTAGGAGCGGCCGACGTCCTTGGGGTCGATCGGCAGGTACGGGACGGCCCACTCGATGTCGTCGACGGTGACGCCCTTGGCCTTCGCGTCGGCCTCCATGGCGTCGAAGCCCTTCTTGATGGCGTCCTGGTGGGAGCCGGAGAAGGACGTGTAGACCAGGTCGCCCACGTACGGGTGGCGCGGGTGGACCTCCATCTGGTTGCAGTACTCCCACGTACGGCGGATCTCGTCGATGTCGGAGAAGTCGATCTGCGGGTCGACGCCCTGGGAGAACAGGTTCATGCCCAGGGTGACCAGGTCGACGTTGCCGGTGCGCTCGCCCTGCCCGAACAGGCAGCCCTCGACGCGGTCGGCGCCGGCCATCAGCGCCAGCTCGGCGGCGGCGACGGCGGTGCCGCGGTCGTTGTGCGGGTGGACGGACAGGCAGACGTACTCGCGGCGGGACAGGTTGCGGTGCATCCACTCGAAGCGGTCCGCGTGCGTGGACGGCGTCGAACGCTCCACGGTGGCGGGCAGGTTGAGGATGATCTCGCGGCCGGGGCCGGGCTGGTAGACGTCCATCACCGCCTCGCAGACCTCCAGCGCGAAGTCCAGCTCGGTGTCGGTGAAGATCTCGGGGCTGTACTGGTAGCCGAACTCGGTCTCGGGGCCCAGCAGCTTCTCGGCGTACTCCATCACCAGGCGGGTGCCGTCGACGGCGATCTGCTTGATGTCGTCCTTGGAGCCGCGGAAGACCACGCGGCGGAAGACGGGGGCGGTGGCGTTGTACAGGTGGACGGTGGCGCGCTTCGCGCCCTTCAGGGATTCCACCGTGCGCTCGATCAGGTCCTCGCGGGCCTGGGTCAGTACGGAGATGGTGACGTCGTCCGGGATGGCCTCGGGGTCCTCGATGATGGACCGTACGAAGTCGAAGTCCGTCTGGCCCGAGGCGGGGAAGCCGACCTCGATCTCCTTGTAGCCCATCCTGACCAGCTGGTCGAACATCCGGCGCTTGCGCTCGGGCGACATCGGGTCGATCAGGGCCTGGTTGCCGTCGCGCAGGTCGGTGGAGAGCCAGCGGGGAGCGGTGGTGACGCGCTGGTCCGGCCAGGTCCGGTCGGGGATGTCGACCTGCTCGTAGCGGCCGTACTTGTGGATCGGCATGGTGCTGGGCTGCTGGCGGTTCGCCATGTCTGCGGGGCTCCTCAGGATGTCCGGAAGGACGGCCGACGACGCAACGCGAAGCTCCGCGGGGAGGGAGTCGACCTGGACTACAGGCCCTCGCCGCGGCAGCTAAGAAGAAGCAGCCCGAAAAGCATGATGCGAAGCATGCTAGCCGAGCTCTCCGGTA encodes:
- a CDS encoding TerB family tellurite resistance protein translates to MLPGRGRDGRAARLARLVGTRTVWTAAGDGEFFCPGCGGDRNYQRLTGHRRFTLLGVPVLPRGETGPVVECAACRRHFGTDALDHPTTTRFSAMLRDAVHTVALAVLSAGGTGARPALETAAATVRAAGFDDCTEEQLSALVDALAADTGRVLSEPCGPGLAIELHEALDPLAPHLAPAGRESILLQGARIALADGPYTPAERDTLATVGAALTLCTDDVAGLLAAAARTPS
- the leuA gene encoding 2-isopropylmalate synthase, with the protein product MANRQQPSTMPIHKYGRYEQVDIPDRTWPDQRVTTAPRWLSTDLRDGNQALIDPMSPERKRRMFDQLVRMGYKEIEVGFPASGQTDFDFVRSIIEDPEAIPDDVTISVLTQAREDLIERTVESLKGAKRATVHLYNATAPVFRRVVFRGSKDDIKQIAVDGTRLVMEYAEKLLGPETEFGYQYSPEIFTDTELDFALEVCEAVMDVYQPGPGREIILNLPATVERSTPSTHADRFEWMHRNLSRREYVCLSVHPHNDRGTAVAAAELALMAGADRVEGCLFGQGERTGNVDLVTLGMNLFSQGVDPQIDFSDIDEIRRTWEYCNQMEVHPRHPYVGDLVYTSFSGSHQDAIKKGFDAMEADAKAKGVTVDDIEWAVPYLPIDPKDVGRSYEAVIRVNSQSGKGGVSYVLKNDHKLDLPRRMQIEFSKIIQAKTDAEGGEITGADIWATFQDEYLPNPENPWGRLQVRNGQSTTDTDGVDTLKVEATVDGTDTILEGSGNGPISAFFDALAKVGIDARLLDYQEHTMSEGASAQAASYIECAIDGQVLWGIGIDANTTRASLKAVVSAVNRAAR